The following proteins are encoded in a genomic region of Arachis ipaensis cultivar K30076 chromosome B02, Araip1.1, whole genome shotgun sequence:
- the LOC107625380 gene encoding beta-glucuronosyltransferase GlcAT14B-like has protein sequence MQNSGSTAAAAPTPPQSQPPPQQHQWSSILTSKPIFSTLFSLRDPKPNNKPTLLLYTFLAISLLSITFIFSLCTSSSSTGPHSGPDPFLFPAHQAHNHRIIYDSTKANPPPPSIAYLISGSRSDSGRIIRLLHATYHPLNQYLLHLDPSASHADRERVALTVQSNPIFKAAQNVHVMGKPDFAYQKGSSPVSLALHAASILIRLNLKWDWFVSLSADAYPLVTQDDLLHIMSFLPKDMNFVNHSSYIGWKESRRLRPIIVDPGLYLAEGTEMFYATQKRDLPSAFRVFTGSSFSILTRSFLEFCILGADNLPRLLLMYFSNTPWSLSNYFPSVLCNSRQFNRTVINQNLLYAMYDNRHISDPRPLNSSDFDDMIRSGAVFARKFQPDDPVLDLIDQKLLRRSPGSVVPGGWCLGESGNSTCLTWGDANILRPGSGSQRIEKAIVKLLSNGTFRSHQCV, from the exons ATGCAAAATTCGGGttcaacagcagcagcagcaccAACGCCACCACAatcacaaccaccaccacaacaaCATCAGTGGTCTTCAATCCTCACCTCAAAACCCATTTTCTCCACCCTCTTCTCACTCAGAGACCCTAAACCCAACAACAAGCCCACCCTCCTCCTCTACACTTTCCTAGCCATCTCACTCCTCTCCATCACCTTCATCTTCTCCCTCTGCACTTCCTCATCCTCCACGGGCCCACATTCCGGGCCCGACCCTTTCCTCTTCCCGGCCCACCAGGCCCACAACCACCGCATCATCTACGACTCTACCAAGGCCAACCCTCCCCCTCCCTCCATCGCCTACCTCATTTCCGGGTCACGTTCCGATTCGGGTCGGATCATCCGACTCCTCCACGCCACCTACCATCCCCTCAACCAGTACCTCCTCCATCTCGACCCTTCCGCTTCCCACGCGGACCGCGAGCGCGTGGCTCTCACTGTCCAGTCGAACCCTATTTTTAAAGCCGCACAGAATGTTCATGTTATGGGGAAACCCGATTTCGCGTACCAGAAAGGATCCTCGCCCGTTTCGCTTGCGCTTCACGCAGCGTCGATACTGATTCGGTTGAACTTGAAGTGGGATTGGTTTGTTAGCCTTAGTGCTGATGCTTACCCGCTTGTTACCCAAGATG ATCTTCTTCACATCATGTCATTCCTGCCTAAAGATATGAACTTTGTGAATCATTCAAGCTATATTGGCTGGAAAGA GTCGAGGAGGTTGAGACCCATTATTGTTGATCCAGGCCTGTATCTTGCTGAAGGGACTGAAATGTTTTATGCCACTCAGAAGAGAGATCTCCCTAGTGCTTTCCGCGTTTTTACAG GTTCCTCTTTTTCTATCCTGACTCGCAGTTTTCTGGAGTTCTGCATCTTGGGAGCAGACAACCTTCCACGGCTACTGCTGATGTATTTTTCAAACACACCCTGGTCGCTGTCCAACTATTTCCCCTCTGTTCTTTGTAATTCACGTCAGTTCAACAGGACAGTCATAAATCAGAACTTATTATATGCTATGTATGACAACCGTCACATAAGTGATCCTCGACCTCTTAATTCCAGTGATTTTGATGACATGATTCGCAGCGGAGCTGTCTTCGCTCGGAAATTTCAACCAGATGATCCTGTGCTTGATCTAATTGACCAAAAACTTCTGAGACGGAGTCCTGGATCAGTTGTTCCTGGTGGATGGTGCTTAGGTGAGTCTGGAAACAGCACATGCTTAACATGGGGAGATGCTAATATTTTGAGACCTGGCTCAGGTTCTCAACGAATTGAGAAAGCGATAGTCAAATTGCTTTCAAATGGCACTTTTCGATCGCATCAGTGTGTTTGA